In the Onychostoma macrolepis isolate SWU-2019 chromosome 09, ASM1243209v1, whole genome shotgun sequence genome, one interval contains:
- the LOC131546622 gene encoding lactase/phlorizin hydrolase-like, which translates to MMKVLEAFLSLGFLAVFWSSSNAEQQDFMLLAGPLKTSQTSPSDEDNTFNCGGPLPQQSRTYFLYLQSRGVTHFKVPMSWSLILPSGDPSQPHEDTVRCYKTLVQQLTESGIKPLLVLHRSAVPELFRARYGGWENPLLVQMFEQYAGFVFNTFRDLVDTFITFSHLHELHEVQLQNAFQSHANVYNVYHQMFKVLHLSVGIRGSDIKSIYQTGSKIMAHVDFISLHMQYNCKLETPLTEELRNLHIGSGQKPILMYQLTVEDCDEYENHFQPLHTILRVLQKKDLHIMGCDITHIFEKLDQEETLKSLQMENIKTVLHQKSASAFSYQKVWEKFRSQTEAERDQFLSGSFPVDFDWSVSSESFKVEGGWAKHGKGETIWDRFSHEGHVIGNQTTDLACDSYHKVDYDVYLLRGMMVPNYQFSISWARIFPTGHKESLLEKGVAYYDKMIDTLLQSGIEPTVTLHHWDLPQALQDTGGWENDTIVEAFKEFSDFCFSRYGDRVKTWITFGSPWVVSNLGYGTGEHPPRVKDPIIASYKVTHNIIKSHAEAWHIYNDNYRKLQGGKVGIALNSDWAEPRNPSSDQDVAAAERYLNFMLGWFAHPIFVDGDYPTVLKEQIEKKKGSCGKELARLPVFTEAEKQRIQGTADFFGLNHYTSRLISESLNSCDAGPNNVGDFLTHIDPAWPPTASDQIQSVPWGLRRLLNYISSEYTSITKVPIYITGNGMPTEYNGDVFNDADRVDYLKAYINEAMKAVLLDGTGVQRFTVQSLMDGFEGPQGYSQRFGLHYVYFEDPDRPRTPKASAYYYSKVIERNGFAEPAAKAKMEIYGNKIDIPRLPSLPPSEIPSKSKVIWEKFSPQTKFERQLYHYGTFSEGFHWGVSSSAYQVEGGSNADGKGTSVWDTFTQKPGNIPNNDNGDVACDSYNKIDADLYMLRALKVKTYRFSLSWSRIFPNGYKSSLNQKGVDYYNRLIDGLIANNIAPMVTLYHWDLPQALQDINGWDNPEMINIFSEYCDFCYATFGDRVKFWITFNEPQTIAWSGYGLGQIPPSVKQPGDAPYRVAHNLLKAHAQAYHTYDEKYRASQGGLVSISLNAEWAEPLDINVPREVVAADRALQFQLGWFAHPIFKNGDYPDAMKWQVGNKSELQGLTESRLPSFTDEDKAFIQGTADVFCINTYTTKVVRHVTSRLDIESYETDQDVEKKYADGSINTAVNEQKAVAWGLRRLLNWLKEEYGDPEIYITENGVATGIDITVDDTDRIFFLKTYIDEALKAHNLDGVRVKGYIASSLMDSFEWLKGYTVGYGLHYVNFKLSSRPRSPKRSAHLYFDIMKNNGFPLTEDEEMLYGHFPEGFMWSTSSAAYQIEGAWRSDGKGLSIWDKFAHTPEKMSQDYNGDIACNSYNKIAEDINSLKTLRVRHYRFSISWPRIMPDGTNRKINEAGLNYYHRLVDALLEANIKPQVTLYHWDLPQALQDVGGWENETIVERFRDYADVVFNSLGDKVKFWITLNEAYIVALHGYGYGNLAPGINSNPGTAPYVAAHNLIKSHAEAWHVYNDKYRAKQGGIIGITINSDWAEPRNPYKQEDVDAAMRVVQFMMGWFAHPVFNGDYSDLMKNIIRERSLAAGRPQSRLPEFTPAEVARIKGTHDYFGFNHYTTFLAFYVDFQNQEHYEADRGAAVISDRTWLDSGSDWLKVNPPGFRKILKFIKEEYGNPPIYVTENGVSERGPVNLNDALRIHFYKNYINQALKAYLLDGVDMRGYAAWSLLDNLEWVMGYDERFGLFYVNRSDPSLPRIPKKSVWHYATIINCNGFISPGESPHECQIHEPDVDIPGTTPPSPPGEELIVSFLGLEVSSSDAALGLNVLFSLTIIAAVAVVGMAYALVKASKKQKHPVEEHIDHENKYKF; encoded by the exons ATGATGAAGGTCCTAGAGGCATTTCTTTCTCTAGGTTTCTTGGCTGTTTTTTGGAGCTCCAGTAATGCAGAGCAACAGGACTTCATGTTACTTGCTGGCCCTCTGAAAACCAGCCAGACTTCACCATCAGATGAAGACAATACGTTTAACTGTGGAGGTCCACTGCCTCAACAATCCAGAACCTACTTCCTGTACCTTCAGAGCAGAGGGGTGACCCACTTTAAAGTTCCCATGTCCTGGTCTCTCATTCTTCCTTCAGGTGATCCCAGCCAGCCACACGAAGACACTGTGAGGTGCTACAAGACGCTCGTGCAGCAGCTGACTGAATCGGGCATCAAACCTCTGCTGGTTCTCCATCGGTCTGCGGTACCAGAACTCTTCAGAGCCAGATATGGAGGCTGGGAGAATCCATTACTGGTGCAGATGTTTGAGCAGTATGCAGGATTTGTGTTCAATACATTTAGAGATCTTGTGGACACATTCATCACATTCAGTCACCTGCATGAGCTACATGAAGTGCAACTTCAAAATGCTTTCCAGTCTCATGCAAATGTTTACAATGTCTATCATCAAATGTTCAAAG taCTCCATTTGTCTGTTGGGATCAGAGGCAGTGATATTAAATCAATTTATCAAACGGGGTCAAAAATCATG GCACATGTGGATTTCATATCTCTCCATATGCAGTACAACTGCAAATTGGAGACACCTCTTACAGAGGAATTGAGGAACTTACAT ATTGGCAGTGGTCAAAAGCCCATCCTAATGTATCAGCTGACAGTCGAAGACTGTGATGAATATGAAAATCATTTCCAGCCACTTCACACAATTCTCAGAG TTTTACAAAAGAAAGATCTTCACATCATGGGCTGTGACATCACACATATTTTTGAGAAGTTAGATCAAGAAGAAACTCTCAAAAG TTTGCAGATGGAAAATATAAAGACAGTCTTGCACCAGAAATCAGCTTCTGCATTCTCATACCAAAAGGTCTGGGAGAAATTCAGAAGTCAAACTGAAGCTGAGCGTGATCAGTTTTTGAGTGGCTCGTTCCCAGTTGATTTTGACTGGTCTGTCTCCAGTGAGAGTTTCAAAGTGGAGGGTGGATGGGCTAAACATGGGAAGGGTGAGACTATATGGGATCGATTTAGCCATGAGGGTCATGTCATTGGAAACCAGACCACTGATTTGGCCTGTGATAGTTATCACAAGGTGGACTATGATGTGTATCTGCTTAGAGGCATGATGGTACCTAATTATCAGTTCTCAATTTCCTGGGCTCGCATTTTCCCCACCGGACACAAAGAAAGTTTGCTTGAAAAGGGTGTTGCTTATTATGACAAGATGATTGATACGCTCCTACAATCTGGCATCGAGCCCACTGTTACCCTGCATCACTGGGACCTTCCTCAAGCTCTACAGGACACAGGAGGCTGGGAAAATGACACTATTGTGGAAGCTTTCAAAGAATTTTCTGACTTCTGCTTCTCACGTTATGGAGACAGAGTCAAAACATGGATCACCTTCGGCAGCCCGTGGGTAGTGAGCAACTTGGGGTATGGAACAGGGGAACATCCCCCAAGAGTGAAAGACCCAATAATAGCATCTTACAAG gtGACGCACAATATTATAAAATCTCATGCTGAAGCCTGGcatatttataatgataattacaGAAAACTGCAGGGTGGAAAAGTGGGCATTGCTCTTAACTCTGATTGGGCAGAGCCGAGGAATCCCTCAAGTGATCAGGATGTAGCAGCAGCTGAGCGTTATCTAAACTTCATGCTGGGCTGGTTTGCTCATCCCATATTTGTAGATGGAGACTATCCAACCGTGTTAAAGGAACAAATTGAGAAAAAGAAAGGTTCATGTGGTAAAGAGTTGGCAAGGCTCCCTGTTTTTACTGAGGCTGAGAAACAAAGAATTCAAGGCACAGCTGATTTCTTTGGACTTAACCATTACACCTCCCGACTGATTAGTGAGAGCTTGAATAGTTGTGATGCTGGACCGAATAATGTCGGGGACTTCCTGACTCATATTGACCCCGCATGGCCCCCCACAGCTTCTGACCAGATCCAGTCTGTTCCATGGGGTCTTAGAAGATTATTGAACTACATCTCTTCAGAGTACACGTCCATCACAAAGGTGCCCATCTACATCACAGGAAACGGAATGCCAACTGAATACAATGGTGATGTGTTCAATGACGCTGACCGTGTCGACTATCTCAAAGCCTACATTAATGAGGCAATGAAGG CTGTGCTTTTGGATGGAACTGGCGTCCAGAGGTTTACAGTCCAGTCTCTAATGGATGGATTTGAGGGTCCACAAGGCTACAGTCAGCGATTTGGATTGCACTATGTTTACTTTGAAGATCCTGACAGACCGAGAACCCCCAAAGCATCAGCATATTACTACTCAAAGGTGATTGAGAGAAATGGATTTGCTGAGCCTGCAGCAAAGGCTAAAATGGAAATATATGGAAATAAAATTGATATCCCAAGACTCCCTAGTCTGCCACCATCTGAAATTCCTTCAAAATCCAAGGTTATTTGGGAAAAGTTTTCCCCTCAGACCAAGTTTGAGAGACAGCTTTATCACTATGGTACATTTTCAGAGGGATTCCATTGGGGTGTCTCGTCTTCAGCATATCAGGTAGAAGGTGGCTCGAATGCAGATGGAAAAGGGACAAGTGTTTGGGATACTTTCACTCAAAAACCTGGAAATATCCCAAACAATGACAATGGTGATGTTGCATGTGACagttataataaaatagatGCAGATCTATACATGTTGAGAGCCCTAAAAGTGAAAACGTACAGATTCTCCTTGTCATGGTCTCGAATTTTTCCCAACGGCTATAAATCTTCTCTTAACCAGAAGGGGGTGGACTATTACAACAGGCTCATAGATGGTCTCATAGCAAACAATATCGCACCCATGGTGACTCTCTACCACTGGGACCTGCCACAGGCTTTGCAGGACATTAATGGTTGGGACAACCCTGAAATGATTAACATATTCAGTGAATATTGTGACTTTTGCTATGCAACATTTGGAGACAGGGTGAAATTTTGGATCACATTTAATGAACCTCAGACAATTGCATGGTCGGGATATGGACTGGGTCAGATTCCACCTAGCGTGAAGCAACCCGGAGATGCTCCATACAGGGTTGCACACAACCTCCTGAAAGCTCACGCACAAGCATATCACACTTATGATGAGAAATACAGGGCATCTCAAGGAGGTCTGGTATCCATTAGTCTGAATGCTGAATGGGCAGAACCCCTAGACATCAATGTTCCTCGAGAGGTGGTGGCTGCTGATCGAGCTCTTCAGTTCCAGCTAGGCTGGTTTGCACACCCCATCTTTAAAAATGGCGACTACCCCGATGCCATGAAGTGGCAGGTTGGGAACAAGAGTGAACTTCAAGGCTTGACAGAATCCAGGTTGCCTTCTTTTACTGATGAAGACAAAGCCTTTATCCAAGGAACAGCTGATGTATTCTGCAttaatacatacactaccaaaGTTGTGCGTCATGTGACCAGCAGACTTGATATTGAGTCTTATGAAACTGATCAggatgttgaaaaaaaatatgcagaTGGCTCCATAAATACAGCTGTTAATGAGCAGAAGGCTGTTGCTTGGGGACTCAGGAGACTTCTTAACTGGTTAAAGGAAGAGTATGGAGACCCTGAGATTTATATTACAGAAAATGGTGTGGCAACAGGCATTGACATAACAGTTGATGACACTGATCGAATATTTTTCCTGAAGACCTATATTGATGAGGCTCTTAAGG CACACAATCTGGATGGAGTACGTGTCAAGGGTTACATTGCTTCCTCTCTAATGGACTCCTTCGAGTGGCTGAAAGGCTACACTGTTGGCTATGGACTTCACTATGTGAACTTTAAACTTTCAAGTCGACCAAGAAGTCCAAAGCGCTCTGCTCACCTCTACTTtgatataatgaaaaataatggcTTTCCACTGACAGAGGATGAAGAAATGTTATATGGACATTTCCCAGAGGGATTTATGTGGAGCACATCAAGCGCTGCCTATCAG ATAGAGGGCGCCTGGAGGTCTGATGGAAAAGGTCTCAGCATTTGGGACAAATTTGCTCATACTCCGGAAAAGATGTCGCAGGATTACAATGGTGACATTGCCTGTAACAGCTACAACAAGATCGCTGAGGATATCAACAGTCTCAAAACACTGAGAGTCAGACACTACCGGTTTTCTATTTCATGGCCCAGAATTATGCCAGATGGAACAAACAGGAAAATTAATGAAGCTGGACTCAACTACTATCATAGGCTAGTGGATGCTCTTTTGGAAGCCAATATCAAGCCACag GTGACTTTGTACCACTGGGATCTCCCACAAGCACTTCAGGATGTTGGTGGCTGGGAGAATGAGACCATTGTCGAGAGGTTCAGAGACTACGCTGATGTTGTATTTAACAGTCTGGGAGACAAAGTGAAGTTCTGGATCACTCTAAATGAAGCCTACATTGTTGCACTGCATGGATATGGCTATGGAAATTTAGCACCAG GTATAAATTCTAATCCCGGCACTGCTCCATATGTTGCGGCACATAACCTCATCAAGTCTCATGCTGAGGCCTGgcatgtgtataatgacaagtaTCGTGCAAAACAAGGTGGCATTATTGGCATCACGATAAACTCTGACTGGGCTGAACCAAGAAACCCATACAAACAGGAAGACGTGGATGCTGCCATGCGTGTAGTTCAG TTCATGATGGGTTGGTTTGCTCATCCCGTGTTCAATGGAGATTACAGCGATTTAATGAAGAACATTATTCGAGAGAGAAGTTTAGCGGCTGGCCGACCACAATCAAG GCTTCCAGAATTTACCCCGGCAGAAGTAGCGAGGATTAAGGGAACTCATGATTATTTTGGATTCAACCACTACACCACTTTCTTAGCCTTTTACGTTGACTTTCAGAACCAAGAGCATTATGAGGCAGACAG GGGTGCAGCAGTTATTAGCGATCGTACATGGCTGGATTCTGGATCTGACTGGTTGAAAGTTAATCCACCTGGATTCAGAAAAATTCTGAAATTCATTAAGGAAGAATATGGAAACCCTCCTATTTACGTTACAGAGAATGGAGTATCAGAACGAGGGCCAGTAAATCTGAATGACGCCCTCCGAATCCACTTCTATAAAAACTATATCAATCAGGCCCTGAAAg CGTATTTGCTGGATGGTGTGGACATGCGTGGCTATGCTGCCTGGTCACTACTTGACAATCTGGAATGGGTAATGGGTTATGATGAAAGATTTGGCCTTTTCTATGTAAATCGATCAGATCCTTCTTTACCACGTATTCCTAAGAAATCTGTCTGGCACTATGCTACAATAATCAACTGCAATGGCTTCATAAGCCCAGGAGAAAGTCCACATGAATGTCAGATCCATGAACCTGATGTTGACATCCCcg GTACTACTCCTCCATCTCCTCCTGGTGAGGAACTGATTGTTAGTTTCTTGGGTTTGGAAGTGTCAAGTTCTGATGCTGCACTGGGTCTCAATGTCCTCTTCAGTCTCACCATTATTGCAGCAGTCGCTGTTGTCGGCATGGCGTACGCACTTGTCAAGGCATCCAAGAAACAAAAACATCCTGTGGAGGAACACATTGACCATGAGAACAAATACAAGTTCTAA